One Paralichthys olivaceus isolate ysfri-2021 chromosome 8, ASM2471397v2, whole genome shotgun sequence genomic region harbors:
- the pane1 gene encoding centromere protein M produces the protein MSSLKPFSKLPGLNTASILLVESEEQLQQSLADALVEETSVTVNVRLAKSLPLPLENEESRPRIDLVVFIINLTSELSFQSAEASLKYLDPGYFLGKVCFLVSNARNASVPTERLDTVRKLAASLHCPLLFAEDQTPDGVTNATERLLTILKVAAGLVPMATALYLSNLTRCTVPLDIDQPSFD, from the exons ATGTCGTCGCTGAAACCTTTCAGTAAACTGCCCGGGTTAAACACAGCGAGCAttctg CTGGTGGAGAGTGAGGAGCAGCTTCAGCAGAGTTTAGCAGACGCTCTGGTGGAGGAGACCTCggtcactgtgaatgt GAGACTGGCCAAGAGTCTCCCTCTGCCCTTGGAGAACGAGGAGAGTCGTCCAAGAATAGATCTGGTGGTGTTCATCATCAACCTGACCTCAGAGCTCAG TTTCCAGTCAGCAGAAGCTTCCCTGAAATATTTGGACCCTGGATATTTCCTTGGAAAGGTCTGCTTCTTGGTCTCTAATG CTCGTAATGCTTCAGTCCCCACGGAGCGTCTGGACACTGTCAGAAAGCTAGCTGCGTCGCTCCACTGCCCCCTGTTGTTTGCAGAGGATCAG ACACCAGACGGTGTGACCAACGCTACAGAGAGGCTGCTGACCATCTTGAAGGTGGCGGCCGGTCTTGTTCCCATGGCTACAGCTCTCTACCTGTCCAACCTGACTCGATGCACAGTGCCCCTGGACATCGACCAGCCGAGCTTTGATTAA